The Fusobacterium necrophorum subsp. necrophorum genome has a window encoding:
- a CDS encoding sugar transferase, with amino-acid sequence MYNKYIKRIFDFCGAFCLMPFLLILILILAPLIWLEDKGDIFYKAKRRGIHGKIFNMYKFRSMKMNAPDIRNKDNSTYNAPDDPRITNIGRFLRKTSLDEIPQILNILKGNMSFIGPRPITTNRPLEEYDEKRKIRLLVRPGITGYSQAYYRNSIDQETKLEYDAKYAENVTFFGDIKIILKSIDTILRRKNIYMNKEKIMDKRLLILGAGRGQIGLYKAAKELGIKTIAGTMPGDSLPCIELADEVCYMDISNPEDVLSKSFDLNLDGVATCCLDTGIVSLGKVCDNLKLTGLTERAAAMCGDKLKMKQAFIDYGVSTAMFYRIGTEQELQKALETLQMPVIIKATDLQGSRGIYIAQTKEEVLIGYREAMKLTRKDYCIIEEFIEGEEFGAQSFVFNNEILFVLPHGDETYMSHTAVPVGHYVPLEYDDSIVRKIEIEVKKAIKAIGLNNCAVNVDMILKGEKIYIIEITGRVGANCLPELVEINFGIEYYKMIALMALSETPLALWNKRRNNIKAGYSKMIFSNDVNGIINSLSCDVNNDPDVREVTFFKKVGDEVKIFESSNDCIGQIIVEGTNMEMCKIKMQETLEKVKLVLNK; translated from the coding sequence ATGTATAATAAATATATAAAAAGAATTTTTGATTTTTGTGGAGCTTTTTGTTTAATGCCATTTTTATTAATTTTGATTTTAATTTTAGCTCCTCTGATTTGGTTAGAGGACAAAGGAGATATTTTTTATAAAGCTAAGAGAAGAGGAATTCATGGGAAAATTTTTAATATGTATAAGTTTCGTTCTATGAAAATGAATGCTCCAGATATTCGAAATAAGGATAATTCAACATACAATGCTCCAGATGATCCTAGGATTACTAATATTGGAAGATTCTTGAGAAAAACATCTTTAGATGAAATACCACAAATTCTAAATATTTTAAAAGGGAATATGAGTTTTATAGGGCCTCGTCCAATTACGACCAATAGACCATTAGAAGAATATGATGAAAAGAGAAAAATTAGATTATTAGTTCGTCCAGGAATTACTGGATATTCTCAAGCATATTATAGAAATTCTATAGATCAGGAAACGAAATTAGAGTATGATGCAAAGTATGCTGAAAATGTTACATTTTTTGGAGATATTAAAATAATTTTGAAATCTATAGATACTATTTTAAGAAGAAAAAATATATATATGAACAAGGAGAAAATTATGGATAAAAGATTATTGATTTTAGGGGCTGGAAGAGGTCAAATTGGGCTATACAAAGCAGCAAAAGAGTTGGGAATAAAAACAATTGCTGGAACAATGCCAGGAGATTCATTACCATGTATAGAACTAGCAGATGAAGTATGTTATATGGATATTTCTAATCCAGAGGATGTACTGTCAAAATCATTTGATTTAAACTTAGATGGAGTAGCGACATGTTGTTTGGATACTGGAATTGTATCTTTAGGTAAAGTATGTGATAATCTCAAATTAACAGGATTAACAGAGAGAGCAGCTGCTATGTGTGGAGATAAACTAAAAATGAAGCAAGCATTTATTGATTATGGAGTGAGTACAGCTATGTTCTATAGAATTGGAACAGAACAAGAGCTCCAAAAGGCATTGGAAACACTTCAAATGCCAGTAATTATAAAAGCTACTGATTTACAGGGAAGTAGAGGAATTTATATTGCTCAGACTAAGGAGGAAGTTCTAATAGGCTATAGAGAAGCTATGAAATTAACAAGGAAAGATTATTGTATCATTGAAGAGTTTATTGAGGGAGAAGAATTTGGAGCTCAGTCTTTTGTATTCAATAATGAAATTTTATTTGTATTGCCACATGGAGATGAAACTTATATGAGTCATACTGCAGTACCTGTTGGGCATTATGTTCCTTTAGAATATGATGACTCTATCGTTAGAAAAATAGAAATCGAAGTAAAAAAAGCCATTAAAGCAATTGGTTTAAATAATTGTGCAGTTAATGTTGATATGATATTAAAAGGAGAAAAAATTTATATCATTGAAATTACAGGAAGGGTAGGAGCTAATTGCTTACCAGAATTAGTAGAGATAAACTTTGGAATTGAGTATTATAAAATGATTGCATTAATGGCTCTTAGTGAAACTCCATTGGCACTGTGGAATAAGAGAAGAAATAATATTAAAGCAGGGTATTCTAAGATGATTTTTTCAAATGATGTGAATGGAATTATTAATTCTTTATCCTGTGATGTAAATAATGACCCAGATGTTAGAGAAGTAACCTTTTTTAAAAAAGTAGGAGACGAAGTAAAAATTTTTGAGAGTTCAAATGACTGTATTGGACAGATAATTGTAGAAGGAACAAATATGGAAATGTGTAAAATAAAAATGCAGGAAACTCTAGAGAAAGTAAAATTAGTATTGAATAAATAA
- a CDS encoding glycosyltransferase: MKRLVLFTNEFPYGNWEPYLETEIKYYDCFFDEVVIFALQLRKEHSHSVRKISEKIKVIPVYYTSRIIYFINSFVALFDRNLYKELFFLFKKNRLTPYNIVSLFIYLSRSHYEANKIFKKISKLELENSIFYSYRFEYQPYVALLLKKRLNIDIKIVARAHGYDLYEEERKNKYIPFRNILLQNIDRVYPVSKNGVEYLSEKYKEYKEKIALSFLGTADYGFSVPNIIEQEPFEIISCSNVIPVKRIDKIIEALSQIKKYKIRWTHYGDGILMKDIKNLSRDKLGKNIEVIFKGHVPNKELLEEYKKKFYHLFINTSSSEGIPVSIMEANSFGIPCIATDVGGTRELVQNKINGHLLEAEFEEKILSEKILEFIEMKQEEYINYRIRTRKFWNNNFNASLNYRKFLSSF; the protein is encoded by the coding sequence TTGAAGAGGCTTGTTTTATTTACAAATGAATTTCCTTATGGAAACTGGGAGCCATATCTTGAAACAGAAATTAAATACTATGATTGTTTTTTTGATGAAGTTGTTATTTTTGCTTTACAACTAAGAAAAGAACATTCTCATTCAGTTAGAAAAATTAGTGAAAAGATTAAAGTTATTCCAGTATATTATACTTCTAGAATAATATACTTTATTAATTCTTTTGTAGCTTTATTTGATAGAAACCTATATAAAGAGCTATTTTTTCTATTCAAAAAAAATCGACTAACTCCTTACAATATAGTTTCACTTTTTATTTACCTAAGTCGTTCCCACTATGAAGCTAATAAAATTTTTAAAAAAATTTCAAAATTGGAATTAGAAAATAGTATTTTTTATTCTTATCGTTTTGAATATCAACCTTATGTAGCCTTATTGTTAAAAAAAAGATTAAATATTGATATTAAAATAGTGGCAAGAGCACATGGGTATGATTTGTATGAAGAAGAACGTAAAAATAAATATATTCCATTTAGAAATATACTTTTACAAAATATAGATAGAGTCTATCCTGTATCAAAAAATGGAGTAGAATATTTATCTGAAAAATATAAAGAATATAAAGAAAAAATAGCTCTTTCTTTTTTGGGAACTGCGGATTATGGTTTTTCTGTCCCTAATATCATAGAACAAGAACCTTTTGAAATTATAAGTTGTTCAAATGTTATTCCAGTAAAGAGAATAGATAAAATTATAGAAGCTTTATCTCAAATAAAAAAGTATAAGATTAGATGGACGCATTATGGTGATGGAATTTTAATGAAAGACATAAAAAACTTATCTAGGGATAAGTTGGGAAAAAATATAGAAGTTATTTTTAAAGGACATGTTCCAAATAAAGAGTTGTTGGAAGAATACAAAAAGAAATTTTATCATCTTTTTATCAATACGAGCTCTTCAGAAGGGATTCCAGTGTCAATTATGGAAGCAAATTCTTTTGGAATACCTTGTATTGCAACAGATGTTGGGGGAACTAGGGAATTAGTTCAAAATAAAATTAACGGACATTTATTAGAAGCAGAATTTGAAGAAAAAATATTGTCTGAGAAAATTTTAGAGTTTATAGAGATGAAACAAGAAGAATACATCAACTATAGGATAAGAACTAGAAAATTTTGGAATAATAATTTCAATGCTTCTTTAAATTATAGAAAGTTTTTATCTTCTTTCTAA
- a CDS encoding O-antigen polysaccharide polymerase Wzy family protein yields MAVLLTWIFCVKYALRHFKERVMLLVFLSVFFIFLIGRDFVQVFFGYKLENFSDEIQNYAHISLLISLLSLVGSYYFFYKLKRKKKKKKEKKSYSRIREKTQKLSRIFFFVVLIFSCTSEIMLIKYIFKFSYIQYYVEYFKVLQSNLILYLINKIELLLPIILSIYLSTFPPKKEVRPVFHFYGLYLILSLGSGQRSKFILGVIYIFVYIVKRHSLSPYEKWFKNKYVIALLMISPILMIFLSLYSSWRMGISTDRSFLESLLSFFYEQGVSLNVIKRGYEYKYLVLPNHLYTLEFMKSGWIARILGIPIYHGNTVEHALYGGSYTHMIGYIVLKDSYLAGLGIGSSYIAELFQDFGYIGIILGNILYGYLIVSIDNIKKNDIFWTSIKFTILQALLWSIRASFSGFLTILLAPTTMLAFCIIFIRKKLRKSI; encoded by the coding sequence ATGGCAGTATTATTAACTTGGATTTTTTGTGTAAAATATGCTTTGAGACATTTTAAAGAAAGAGTTATGTTATTAGTTTTTCTTTCAGTTTTTTTTATCTTTTTGATAGGAAGAGATTTTGTACAAGTTTTCTTTGGTTATAAATTAGAAAATTTTTCAGATGAAATACAAAATTATGCTCATATTAGCTTGTTAATTAGTTTATTATCATTAGTGGGGAGTTATTATTTTTTTTACAAATTGAAAAGGAAAAAGAAGAAGAAGAAAGAAAAAAAATCTTATTCTAGAATTAGAGAAAAGACTCAGAAACTAAGCAGAATATTTTTTTTTGTGGTACTAATATTCTCTTGTACATCAGAAATTATGCTAATTAAATATATTTTTAAATTTAGCTATATTCAGTATTATGTAGAATATTTTAAAGTCTTACAATCAAATTTAATATTATATTTAATTAACAAAATAGAATTGTTACTCCCAATTATTTTGAGCATTTATTTATCTACCTTTCCACCCAAAAAAGAAGTAAGACCAGTATTTCATTTTTATGGATTGTATTTGATTTTATCTTTAGGGAGTGGGCAAAGATCCAAATTCATATTAGGAGTAATATATATATTTGTGTACATTGTAAAAAGACATTCTTTATCACCCTACGAAAAATGGTTTAAAAATAAATATGTAATAGCCTTATTAATGATTTCCCCAATTTTAATGATTTTTCTAAGTCTTTATTCATCTTGGAGAATGGGAATTAGTACAGATAGATCATTTTTAGAGTCTTTATTAAGCTTTTTTTATGAACAAGGAGTATCTTTAAATGTAATAAAAAGGGGATATGAATATAAATATTTAGTTCTCCCCAATCATCTATATACATTAGAATTTATGAAAAGCGGTTGGATAGCGAGAATACTTGGTATTCCGATATATCATGGAAATACAGTCGAACATGCATTATATGGAGGAAGTTACACTCACATGATAGGCTATATTGTATTAAAGGATAGTTATTTAGCAGGCTTAGGAATAGGAAGTAGTTATATTGCTGAGTTGTTTCAAGATTTTGGTTATATAGGGATTATTCTTGGAAATATATTGTATGGATATTTAATAGTTTCTATTGATAATATTAAAAAAAATGATATCTTTTGGACAAGTATAAAATTTACTATACTACAGGCATTATTGTGGTCAATTAGAGCAAGTTTTTCAGGATTTTTGACTATACTATTAGCTCCTACAACAATGCTAGCATTTTGTATTATTTTTATTAGAAAAAAATTAAGAAAGAGTATCTAA
- a CDS encoding oligosaccharide flippase family protein — MKSNVIQKSIVWSFGSEAATKFIVPITNVILARILTPFDFGMLAVCNMLISFSDIITDAGFSKYLIQQDFRNKKEQCEYATVAFWSNLLLSIGICVLIFNFRLTIANTLGNSNYSNVIVFSSIQIIFTSLSSIQVGLLRSFFDYKKLFLGRILVAIIPLLISVPIAYITKSYWALIIGNILATIINAVFLTIMSPWKPALFYSRELLKKMLSFSFWSLCEGLANWGIFWFDTFLIIYAYSEYYVGIYKNSANMVMSLMGMISASMSPVLLSSLSRVKNDRKKFHNLFLSIHRLMLYLIFPTGVGLFCYKNIVTYILFGNKWIEATDIISSWGLMMMCSLAFYTFPAELYKSKGIPKVLFLFQLCYLFFMIPVCIFSLKYEFITFVYIRCFCVVEQMIVSLILMKYTFHFSIIQILKNMTMPALASLGILISYWIFRGHINTYIHEFLFMILSALIYAIALGVFFQKDIRKLLKQVKL; from the coding sequence ATGAAAAGTAATGTTATTCAAAAATCTATTGTGTGGTCATTTGGTTCAGAAGCTGCAACTAAATTTATTGTTCCAATTACGAATGTAATTCTTGCTAGAATCTTAACACCATTTGATTTTGGGATGTTAGCAGTATGCAACATGTTAATAAGCTTTTCTGATATCATAACAGATGCTGGTTTTAGCAAATATTTAATACAACAAGATTTTCGAAATAAGAAAGAACAGTGTGAATATGCAACAGTTGCTTTTTGGTCAAATTTATTATTGTCTATAGGAATTTGTGTATTAATTTTTAATTTTCGATTAACAATAGCAAATACATTAGGGAATAGCAATTATTCAAATGTTATTGTATTTTCATCTATACAAATAATATTTACTTCTCTTTCAAGTATACAAGTAGGACTACTAAGAAGTTTTTTCGATTATAAAAAATTATTTTTAGGTAGAATTTTAGTAGCAATTATTCCACTTTTAATTTCAGTACCAATTGCCTATATAACTAAAAGTTATTGGGCTTTAATTATAGGAAATATCCTAGCAACCATTATTAATGCCGTATTCTTAACAATTATGTCTCCTTGGAAACCAGCATTATTTTATTCTAGAGAATTACTAAAAAAGATGTTAAGTTTTAGCTTTTGGTCTTTATGTGAAGGATTAGCCAATTGGGGTATTTTTTGGTTTGATACCTTTCTAATAATATATGCTTATTCTGAGTACTATGTAGGGATTTATAAAAATTCAGCAAATATGGTAATGTCACTAATGGGAATGATTTCTGCCAGTATGAGTCCAGTATTATTATCTTCTTTATCTAGAGTAAAAAATGATAGAAAAAAATTTCATAATCTATTTTTATCTATACATCGGCTTATGCTTTATTTAATTTTTCCAACGGGAGTTGGTCTATTTTGTTATAAGAATATAGTGACTTATATTTTATTTGGAAATAAATGGATTGAAGCTACAGATATTATATCAAGTTGGGGATTGATGATGATGTGTAGCTTAGCATTTTATACTTTTCCAGCAGAATTGTATAAATCTAAAGGAATACCTAAAGTATTATTTTTATTTCAATTATGCTATCTTTTTTTTATGATACCAGTTTGTATTTTTAGTCTAAAGTATGAATTCATAACATTTGTGTATATAAGGTGTTTTTGTGTTGTGGAACAAATGATAGTGAGTTTAATATTAATGAAGTACACTTTTCATTTTAGTATAATTCAAATTTTAAAAAATATGACTATGCCTGCTCTAGCTAGTCTTGGAATTCTAATAAGTTACTGGATATTTCGTGGTCATATCAATACATATATCCATGAATTTTTGTTTATGATATTAAGTGCTCTAATTTATGCAATTGCCTTAGGAGTTTTTTTTCAAAAAGATATTAGAAAATTATTAAAACAAGTTAAACTTTAA
- a CDS encoding IS5 family transposase (programmed frameshift) yields MEQLQNRHDLTDAQWNRIEPIIKQHLNKRGGSNANDNRVFVNACLWIVRTGSPWRDLPPQYGKFNALHRRYKRWCDNHIWEYILAELITEPDYEWLMIDASHCKVPPHACGAKGGNEAIGRTKGGFNTKIHLAVDAHGMPLRTLVTEGTRADCKMAIELIEGMPVEHLMADRAYDTNALVEYLHQQEAQAVIPPKRNRTTKREYDKALYEYRHLVENTFLKLKQFRGIATRYAKSVSCFVGAIHLASIVLWLRCLV; encoded by the exons ATGGAACAACTACAAAATAGGCATGATTTAACCGATGCACAGTGGAATAGAATTGAACCGATTATCAAACAGCACTTAAATAAACGTGGCGGTTCAAATGCCAATGACAACAGGGTGTTTGTCAACGCCTGCCTATGGATCGTAAGAACCGGTTCCCCTTGGAGAGATCTCCCCCCTCAATACGGCAAGTTCAATGCGCTCCATCGTAGATATAAACGATGGTGTGACAACCACATTTGGGAATATATCCTTGCAGAACTCATAACGGAACCCGACTATGAATGGCTGATGATCGATGCCTCCCATTGTAAAGTTCCCCCTCATGCTTGCGGAGCAAAGGGAGGAAACGAAGCGATAGGAAGGACAAAAGGGGGCT TCAATACCAAGATTCACCTTGCGGTGGATGCGCATGGTATGCCACTGCGAACTCTTGTCACAGAGGGTACAAGAGCAGATTGCAAAATGGCAATCGAGTTGATCGAAGGAATGCCTGTGGAACACCTGATGGCGGATCGAGCTTATGACACAAATGCCCTTGTGGAGTACCTACATCAACAGGAGGCTCAAGCGGTCATTCCTCCGAAGAGAAATCGAACGACCAAACGGGAGTACGATAAGGCTCTTTATGAGTATCGCCATCTTGTTGAGAACACCTTTTTGAAGCTAAAGCAATTCCGAGGGATCGCTACCCGTTATGCAAAGAGCGTTTCCTGCTTTGTTGGAGCAATTCATTTGGCATCAATCGTTTTATGGTTGAGATGCCTTGTTTAA
- a CDS encoding sugar nucleotide-binding protein — MEKDEATPLSMYGMTKLVGEKIALQYHKSLVIRTSWLFGKYGNNFCQRILTSAKEKEKLAIVGGQISALTYTKYLI; from the coding sequence TTGGAAAAGGATGAAGCTACACCTCTTTCTATGTATGGAATGACAAAATTAGTAGGAGAAAAAATTGCTTTGCAATATCATAAATCTTTAGTAATCCGAACTTCTTGGCTTTTTGGAAAATATGGAAATAATTTTTGTCAGAGAATATTGACCAGTGCAAAGGAGAAAGAAAAATTGGCTATTGTAGGGGGTCAGATTTCTGCTCTAACTTACACAAAGTATTTGATATAA
- a CDS encoding O-antigen ligase family protein has translation MILKQWNNLGVPLGIFSFLGIIQFLIRNSSDQKMLILGIFFLYLSSLLFVYSFQSILKEKDMGLFFFLGILFPYYFQKHPYVFKDLMRESHNIRNINYVYIFIFSIFFLKYFFYNTKKNWKEYLEVENIRNYLLYLMPFFILRAKDIKMIGFFYGIVVFVFCYKKDWNILLEKRKKICLLFLVLLFLFFSYMSNYVWGIPNQFGEQLLGNYVYNYFLLLILLLIPISEEMMKKIKMSIAISLFYPILLIILEWMQNHYTLEIAMGTEEWTSIWAVRAGLVSLISLFFYLSEKRKVYLFGVIFSLLSLFLGQGRGPILSFIASFCILFFFFYEKKTDRKKVFTSLGIVLLLLFVIYNTENYIIKKFQLVFLGADSSTNTRIELYHGAIEQWKSQKWIGYGLGSYKETVELLKQEYLEKYDLSRIPHAHNNILELLRSLGILGTFIYIFLNGYLCFWLLGKYWKTREKLYILPFVLIVNFELSGITDFSLMMYKSQLLLFFICSISLSYLDSNYQHPIMTQ, from the coding sequence GTGATATTAAAACAATGGAATAATTTGGGGGTGCCATTGGGGATTTTTTCTTTTTTGGGAATAATTCAGTTTTTAATTCGAAATAGTAGTGATCAAAAAATGTTAATACTTGGAATTTTTTTCTTGTATTTGAGTAGTCTTCTATTTGTCTATTCTTTTCAATCGATTCTAAAGGAAAAAGACATGGGACTTTTCTTTTTTTTGGGAATATTATTTCCATATTATTTTCAAAAACATCCCTATGTATTTAAAGATTTGATGAGAGAAAGTCATAATATTCGGAATATCAACTATGTTTATATTTTTATATTTTCGATTTTCTTTTTGAAATATTTTTTTTATAATACAAAAAAAAATTGGAAAGAATATCTGGAAGTAGAAAATATCCGTAATTATCTGCTTTATCTTATGCCTTTTTTTATACTACGAGCAAAAGATATTAAAATGATAGGATTTTTTTATGGAATCGTAGTATTCGTTTTTTGTTATAAGAAAGATTGGAACATTTTATTAGAGAAAAGAAAAAAGATTTGTTTACTTTTTCTTGTTTTACTGTTTTTATTTTTTAGTTATATGAGTAATTATGTTTGGGGAATTCCAAATCAATTTGGAGAACAACTTTTAGGAAATTATGTCTATAATTATTTCTTATTGCTTATTTTATTATTGATTCCTATTTCCGAAGAAATGATGAAAAAAATAAAAATGAGTATAGCTATTTCCCTTTTTTATCCTATTTTATTAATTATACTAGAATGGATGCAAAATCATTATACTTTAGAAATTGCGATGGGTACAGAGGAATGGACCAGTATTTGGGCTGTTAGAGCAGGTTTGGTTTCTTTGATTTCTCTTTTCTTTTATCTTTCTGAAAAAAGGAAAGTGTATCTTTTCGGTGTTATTTTCTCTCTTTTAAGTTTATTTTTAGGGCAAGGTAGAGGTCCAATTTTAAGTTTCATAGCATCTTTTTGTATATTGTTTTTCTTTTTTTATGAGAAAAAGACAGATAGGAAGAAAGTTTTTACTTCTTTAGGAATTGTGTTATTGCTACTTTTTGTTATATACAATACAGAAAATTATATTATTAAAAAATTTCAGTTAGTTTTTTTAGGAGCAGATAGTTCAACCAACACGAGAATTGAATTGTATCATGGGGCAATAGAGCAGTGGAAAAGTCAAAAATGGATTGGATATGGATTGGGAAGTTATAAAGAAACTGTAGAACTGTTAAAGCAAGAATATTTAGAAAAATATGATTTGAGTCGAATTCCTCATGCACATAATAATATTTTGGAATTATTGAGAAGTTTAGGAATACTTGGGACTTTTATCTATATTTTTCTGAATGGATATTTATGCTTCTGGCTTTTAGGGAAGTATTGGAAAACACGAGAAAAATTATATATACTTCCTTTTGTATTGATAGTAAATTTTGAACTTTCTGGAATTACAGATTTTAGCCTCATGATGTATAAAAGTCAGCTTTTATTGTTTTTTATTTGTTCTATTTCACTTTCTTATCTAGACTCAAACTATCAACACCCAATAATGACACAGTAA
- a CDS encoding sugar transferase, which yields MFTKRVLDIVFSLIGIFIFSPLMLFFAVCIKTSSRGPIFFLQKRLTKDEKIFTIYKFRSLNVDFDAQAIGIQIHASHDSISYIGKIMRKTKIDELPQLFNILKGDMSFIGPRPELPRRLSYYSKEDRGIFQIRSGVSSPASILFSDEERLMERVRDPEKFYVDQILPYKIELNLYYIRNRTFFGDIYLMMATVLKLFFKISEERIVKDKKLLEKKQEIVRKVGKEY from the coding sequence ATGTTTACAAAGCGAGTACTAGATATTGTATTTTCGTTAATAGGGATTTTTATATTCTCACCATTAATGTTATTTTTTGCGGTTTGTATTAAAACGAGTTCAAGAGGACCTATTTTTTTCTTGCAGAAAAGGCTAACAAAAGATGAAAAAATTTTTACAATATATAAGTTTAGAAGTCTGAATGTTGATTTTGATGCACAGGCTATCGGAATTCAAATACATGCAAGTCATGACTCTATTAGTTACATTGGAAAAATCATGAGAAAAACCAAAATAGACGAACTTCCTCAATTGTTTAATATATTAAAAGGAGATATGAGTTTTATCGGTCCGAGACCGGAACTTCCAAGAAGACTTTCTTATTATTCTAAAGAAGATAGAGGGATTTTTCAAATAAGAAGCGGTGTTTCTTCTCCAGCAAGTATTTTGTTTTCAGATGAGGAAAGGTTAATGGAGAGGGTAAGAGATCCTGAAAAATTTTATGTAGATCAAATTTTGCCTTATAAAATAGAATTAAATTTATACTATATAAGAAATAGAACATTTTTCGGAGATATTTATTTAATGATGGCAACAGTGTTGAAGTTGTTTTTTAAAATTTCGGAAGAGAGAATTGTAAAAGATAAGAAATTATTGGAAAAGAAACAGGAGATTGTTCGAAAAGTAGGGAAGGAGTATTAA
- a CDS encoding NAD-dependent epimerase/dehydratase family protein, translating into MYQHKKVIMLTGGSGFVGKHFIQKYSKKYNIISVNLKNTNIEDLDFQEVDAVIHLAALVYQDNNISREEYFKVNTELTEKLAIFAKRAKVKHFIFFSTVKVYGYDGEVKNHSRVLTENDKCRVTGDPYGESKLEAERRLQILEDKFFCVSILRPPMIYGAGVKGNMKLLVSLIQKFPVLPFSYSKNRRSLVSIQNLLYCLELVIEQEKSGIFLPLDEKNISIQEMVEGIKKALALKRVNISFPPFLFHILGKLFPSIMNRLYGSLQFDNADTKRKLGYQAKISYEEGIKKMLEKEKK; encoded by the coding sequence ATGTATCAACATAAAAAGGTCATTATGCTTACAGGGGGCAGTGGTTTTGTTGGAAAACATTTTATTCAAAAATATTCTAAAAAATATAATATTATTTCTGTAAATTTGAAAAATACAAATATAGAAGACTTAGATTTTCAGGAAGTGGACGCAGTTATACACTTGGCAGCACTGGTATATCAGGATAATAACATCTCCAGAGAGGAGTATTTTAAAGTTAATACAGAATTAACCGAAAAATTAGCTATTTTTGCAAAGCGGGCAAAAGTAAAACATTTTATTTTTTTCAGTACCGTGAAAGTGTATGGATACGATGGAGAAGTAAAAAATCATAGCAGAGTGTTGACTGAAAATGATAAATGCCGGGTTACAGGAGATCCTTACGGGGAAAGTAAATTAGAAGCGGAAAGAAGATTACAAATTTTAGAAGATAAATTTTTTTGTGTATCCATTCTGAGACCTCCAATGATATATGGAGCCGGAGTAAAGGGGAACATGAAATTACTGGTTTCTCTTATTCAAAAGTTTCCGGTATTACCTTTTTCTTATTCCAAAAATAGGAGAAGTCTTGTGTCTATTCAAAATTTATTATATTGTTTAGAACTTGTAATAGAACAAGAAAAATCGGGAATTTTTTTACCTTTAGATGAAAAAAATATTTCCATTCAAGAAATGGTAGAAGGGATAAAAAAGGCTTTGGCTCTAAAGAGAGTAAATATATCGTTTCCTCCCTTTTTGTTCCATATATTAGGGAAATTATTTCCCTCTATTATGAATAGACTATATGGCAGTTTGCAGTTTGATAATGCTGATACTAAAAGAAAATTAGGGTATCAGGCTAAAATATCCTATGAAGAAGGAATCAAAAAAATGTTAGAAAAGGAAAAGAAATGA